The following are encoded in a window of Dehalococcoidia bacterium genomic DNA:
- a CDS encoding MFS transporter, protein MLASSIFQKPVYKWWVFAAVALGTLTSVVNHGSMSVALPTIAQYFGADLATAQWVVIAEGLAISALILPMGRLSDILGRKQIYFAGLVIFAGAAFMAASSQSITILIAFKVLQGLGAAMTQGTGMAMVTSVFPAEERGKGIGSHASVVGSGGVIGPVMGGFIVTALDWLGMCAMLAVILLIKSEAFRQDNRSRRYDFGGAALSSSVLLAFLLTVSNGSRMGWTSLPIIVGALGFVGFLIAFIWWERRASSPMLDLGLFRNRVFSIGITTNFMSFLAITSARFLIPFYLQAALRYTPALVGFVLLPNAASRIVMGPLSGWLSDKYGWRLFNIIGLLFSAAGLFVLASLTATSSILVVLAGILLQSAGSGLFQSPNSASIFSAADSGRHGVVAGFVNLSRNSGNVTGIAIATSIVTAVMAGGGFEPKIDAVLEAGQGSGLLASFITGLKVVFLSMGVLQVIGAVASFFKTAPRPEPTPRADSVEAPTSV, encoded by the coding sequence TTGCTCGCTTCTAGCATATTCCAGAAACCCGTCTACAAATGGTGGGTGTTCGCCGCCGTGGCCCTCGGCACACTGACGTCGGTGGTCAACCACGGCAGTATGTCGGTCGCCCTCCCAACCATTGCCCAGTACTTCGGCGCAGACCTCGCCACAGCTCAGTGGGTGGTCATCGCCGAGGGACTCGCCATCAGCGCGCTCATCCTGCCGATGGGGCGTCTCTCCGACATCTTGGGCCGGAAGCAGATCTACTTCGCAGGCCTTGTCATATTCGCCGGGGCTGCATTCATGGCAGCAAGTTCCCAGAGCATAACGATACTGATCGCATTCAAGGTCCTGCAGGGACTGGGCGCGGCCATGACGCAGGGCACCGGGATGGCGATGGTAACCTCCGTCTTCCCCGCAGAAGAGCGCGGCAAGGGCATTGGGTCTCACGCCAGCGTAGTGGGCTCCGGCGGGGTCATCGGCCCGGTTATGGGTGGATTCATCGTCACAGCGCTCGACTGGCTGGGAATGTGCGCCATGCTGGCCGTGATTCTGCTCATTAAGAGCGAGGCCTTCCGGCAGGACAACCGTAGCCGACGGTACGACTTCGGCGGAGCTGCCCTCTCATCGTCAGTGCTGCTTGCCTTCCTGTTGACCGTCTCGAACGGATCGCGCATGGGGTGGACATCGCTACCGATCATAGTAGGTGCTCTCGGATTCGTCGGATTCCTTATCGCCTTCATCTGGTGGGAGCGACGCGCGTCCTCCCCGATGCTGGACCTGGGACTGTTCAGAAACAGAGTCTTCAGCATCGGTATCACCACCAACTTCATGTCCTTCCTGGCCATAACGTCCGCACGCTTCCTGATACCGTTCTACCTTCAGGCCGCGCTCAGGTATACACCCGCGCTTGTCGGCTTCGTGCTGCTTCCCAACGCAGCGAGCAGAATAGTCATGGGCCCCCTGAGTGGATGGCTCTCAGACAAGTACGGCTGGAGGCTCTTTAACATCATCGGACTTCTCTTCTCTGCGGCGGGCCTGTTCGTGCTGGCATCGCTTACGGCGACGTCCTCCATACTGGTTGTACTGGCAGGAATCCTTCTGCAGAGCGCCGGGTCGGGCCTGTTTCAGTCACCGAATTCGGCCTCGATTTTCAGTGCGGCCGACTCCGGCAGACATGGTGTTGTTGCAGGGTTCGTAAACCTTTCGAGAAACTCCGGCAACGTCACCGGGATTGCGATCGCCACTTCTATCGTGACTGCGGTCATGGCCGGCGGAGGATTCGAGCCTAAGATTGACGCCGTGCTCGAGGCCGGTCAGGGCTCAGGACTGCTGGCCTCGTTCATTACGGGTCTCAAGGTGGTCTTTCTATCCATGGGCGTACTGCAGGTGATAGGAGCGGTCGCCTCGTTCTTCAAGACTGCACCGCGGCCCGAGCCGACCCCGCGCGCGGACAGCGTCGAGGCGCCCACCAGCGTCTAG
- a CDS encoding 2-dehydro-3-deoxyglucarate aldolase, producing the protein MKRKLLSGQPAFGVSVMFPSPHVVDIIGRLGFDWVLIDTEHGSISLESVELMVMAAESAGITPIARPPVNSFEAIGQLMDRGVMGVQVPHVNTAEDARRAVESVKYHPLGERGLAAGVRAASYGYGMSMSEYAELSNRETLVCVQIEEAEAVRNVDEIVQVDDVDVFFVGPSDLSQSLGYPGRPDTPVVREAMDSVFATVAAAGKVSGSAGNAAATRRYLGQNVTYLYTHLTTLLSTAAETFMGEVTG; encoded by the coding sequence ATGAAGAGAAAACTACTGTCTGGTCAGCCGGCATTCGGGGTCTCAGTTATGTTCCCATCTCCTCATGTCGTGGACATAATTGGACGATTGGGATTCGACTGGGTGCTCATCGACACTGAACACGGATCGATCTCGCTTGAGAGCGTCGAGCTGATGGTAATGGCTGCCGAGAGCGCGGGCATAACTCCCATCGCCAGGCCGCCTGTCAACTCGTTCGAAGCGATCGGTCAGTTGATGGACAGGGGCGTAATGGGAGTTCAGGTGCCTCACGTGAACACTGCAGAAGACGCCAGGAGAGCGGTCGAATCGGTCAAGTACCACCCGCTGGGCGAACGCGGGCTGGCCGCAGGTGTCAGAGCCGCCTCCTACGGGTACGGCATGTCGATGTCCGAGTACGCCGAGCTGTCCAACAGGGAGACACTGGTCTGTGTCCAGATCGAAGAAGCGGAGGCCGTCAGAAACGTGGACGAGATAGTTCAGGTGGACGATGTGGACGTGTTCTTCGTGGGGCCATCCGATCTATCACAGTCTTTAGGGTATCCCGGCAGACCTGACACTCCGGTCGTGAGAGAGGCGATGGACAGCGTGTTCGCCACTGTGGCAGCGGCCGGGAAAGTGTCGGGTTCGGCTGGCAACGCCGCCGCAACGAGGAGATATCTGGGCCAGAATGTGACATACCTGTACACCCACCTTACGACACTGCTTTCCACAGCAGCCGAAACATTCATGGGCGAAGTCACTGGTTGA
- a CDS encoding Gfo/Idh/MocA family oxidoreductase → MDKVRLGIVGCGTISQLNAPGYLADERCDVVALCDPVEERARLRASEWGIDPRIHTSYEDLLNDSDVDAVELLTPTPLHPQQIVDGLGAGKHISCQKPAANSIDEIREIADAVSRADTFYRTTENFLYYPPIMKAQELIEDGTLGDVSLVRIRTVRGGGSESAIPVTEGAYVWRQDQERNLGGLLFDDGWHKVATGVWWGGNVDSVSAVVTRTDNFIDETPTVATWKYAASERLASIEYAKAAEMPLRTRYYPADEFMEVVGSRGILWVTRCTGEMLDMPPLVLHTGSESISYQLPMDWIESFNGAARDFVDGILTDRQPMMDIEFTEDVLRIILAMYKASDERSWVAPSEVS, encoded by the coding sequence ATGGACAAGGTCCGTTTGGGTATCGTCGGGTGTGGAACTATCTCGCAGCTCAACGCGCCTGGCTATCTCGCCGACGAGCGGTGTGACGTAGTCGCGCTGTGCGATCCGGTTGAAGAGCGCGCAAGGCTTCGTGCCTCCGAGTGGGGAATCGATCCGCGCATCCATACGAGCTACGAAGACCTGCTCAACGACTCTGACGTCGATGCCGTTGAGCTCCTCACGCCAACGCCTCTACATCCCCAGCAGATTGTCGACGGTCTTGGAGCTGGCAAGCACATCTCCTGTCAGAAGCCCGCCGCCAATTCAATCGACGAGATACGTGAAATCGCCGACGCGGTCTCGCGTGCTGACACCTTCTACAGGACCACCGAGAACTTCCTGTACTATCCTCCGATCATGAAGGCGCAGGAGCTGATCGAGGACGGCACGCTGGGGGATGTCTCACTGGTGAGAATCCGCACTGTTCGAGGTGGCGGCTCTGAGTCCGCGATACCAGTCACAGAGGGTGCCTACGTATGGAGACAGGATCAGGAACGAAACCTTGGCGGTCTCCTGTTCGACGACGGCTGGCACAAGGTTGCGACCGGCGTGTGGTGGGGAGGCAACGTCGACAGCGTCTCTGCTGTCGTCACGAGGACGGACAACTTCATCGATGAGACACCGACAGTTGCCACTTGGAAGTACGCTGCCTCCGAAAGACTGGCGAGCATAGAGTACGCCAAGGCCGCCGAGATGCCGCTTCGGACGCGCTACTACCCTGCTGACGAGTTCATGGAGGTCGTTGGCTCCAGGGGCATCCTGTGGGTTACGCGCTGCACGGGCGAGATGCTCGACATGCCGCCACTCGTTCTTCACACCGGCAGCGAATCGATCTCGTACCAGCTTCCGATGGACTGGATTGAGAGCTTCAACGGAGCTGCGAGGGACTTCGTCGACGGGATCCTCACTGACCGTCAGCCGATGATGGACATCGAATTCACAGAGGACGTTCTGCGCATAATCCTCGCGATGTACAAGGCGTCAGACGAACGTTCGTGGGTTGCGCCCTCAGAGGTTAGCTGA
- the hyi gene encoding hydroxypyruvate isomerase translates to MPRFAANLTMLFNEVDFLDRFEAAVGAGFKGVEYLFPYDYDANQLAELLSKHGLTQVLHNLPAGDWDGGDRGIACDPDRVGEFQDGVGTAIEYAKALGCPQVNCLAGIVPRSVAHQVAHDTFVQNLKFAVGELESAGIRLLIEPINTIDIPGFFLTRTHQGRSIISEVASTNLLLQHDIYHMQIMEGDLARTIEQNLDVIGHLQLADNPGRNEPGTGEINYPFLFNLIDSSEYDGWIGCEYRPASTTLGGLGWISNYA, encoded by the coding sequence ATGCCTCGATTCGCCGCCAACCTGACGATGCTATTCAACGAAGTGGACTTTCTTGACCGCTTCGAGGCTGCCGTCGGAGCCGGATTCAAGGGTGTCGAGTACCTGTTCCCGTACGACTACGACGCCAATCAGCTCGCTGAGCTGCTATCAAAGCACGGGCTTACACAGGTCCTGCACAATCTGCCTGCCGGAGACTGGGACGGCGGAGACCGCGGCATCGCCTGCGATCCAGACAGGGTAGGGGAGTTCCAGGACGGCGTGGGGACGGCCATTGAGTATGCGAAGGCGCTCGGCTGTCCGCAGGTAAATTGCCTCGCTGGAATAGTCCCACGCAGTGTTGCTCATCAGGTGGCGCACGACACGTTCGTTCAGAACCTGAAGTTTGCGGTGGGCGAGCTGGAATCGGCTGGCATCCGTCTGCTGATCGAGCCGATCAACACGATAGACATCCCTGGATTCTTCCTGACTCGCACCCACCAGGGGAGATCGATCATCTCTGAGGTCGCGTCTACGAACCTGCTTCTGCAGCACGACATCTATCACATGCAGATAATGGAGGGCGACCTCGCCCGGACGATCGAGCAGAACCTCGACGTGATCGGCCATTTGCAGCTGGCCGACAATCCGGGACGGAACGAACCGGGTACCGGCGAGATAAACTATCCGTTCCTGTTCAACCTGATCGATAGCTCAGAGTACGACGGATGGATCGGATGCGAGTACCGTCCGGCATCGACAACGCTTGGCGGGCTGGGCTGGATTAGCAATTACGCATAG